GCGGCTTCTTGGCGATGGCGGCCGGGTAGCTCAGGCGTTCGGTGCGGGCGCTGCGGTTTGCGGTGCGTTCACGCACTTCCACGTATTCTTCGCGGGTACGCTCCACGAAGCCGGCTTTCAGCTCCTTGGACAGCAACTGAGTCGCCACGCCGACCGCACGCGAGGCGTCGGTGACATACACCACGGCATCGTTGCTGTACTTGGGCTCGATCTTCACCGCCGTGTGCGCCTTGGAGGTGGTGGCGCCACCGATCATCAGCGGCAGGTGGAAGTCCTGGCGCTGCATCTCACGGGCCACGTGCACCATCTCGTCCAGGGACGGCGTGATCAGGCCGGACAGCCCGATGATGTCGCACTTCTGCTCCTTGGCCACCTGCAGGATCTTCTCCGCTGGCACCATCACGCCCAGGTCGACGATGTCGTAGCCGTTGCAACCCAGCACCACGCCGACAATGTTCTTGCCGATGTCATGCACGTCGCCTTTCACCGTGGCCATCAGGATCTTGCCCTTGGCTTCGGGTTTGTCGCCTTTTTCCAGCTCGATGAACGGAATCAAGTGCGCCACCGCCTGCTTCATCACGCGGGCGGATTTCACCACTTGGGGCAGGAACATTTTGCCCGCGCCAAACAGGTCGCCGACGATGTTCATGCCGGACATCAGCGGGCCTTCGATCACTTCGATAGGGCGCGCGAACGACAGTCGCGATTCTTCGGTGTCCTCGACAATATGCGTGGTGATGCCCTTGACCAGCGCGTGTTCCAGGCGCTTGTTCACCGGCCAGCCGCGCCATTCTTCGGTCTCGGCTTCTTTGACGCTGCCGTCGCCCTTGTACTTGTCGGCGATGGCGAGGAGGGCGTCGGTGCCGTCCGGCGTGCGGTTGAGCACCACGTCTTCCACGGCGTCACGCAGCTCGGCCGGGATCTGGTCGTAGATCTCCAGCTGGCCGGCGTTGACGATGCCCATGGTCAGGCCGTTGCGGATCGCATACAGCAGGAACACCGAGTGGATCGCCTCACGCACCGGGTTGTTGCCACGGAACGAGAACGACACGTTGGACACGCCGCCGGAGCTCAATGCGTAGGGCAGTTCATCGCGGATGTAGGCACAGGCGTTGATGAAGTCGACGGCGTAGTTGTTGTGCTCTTCAATCCCGGTGGCGACCGCGAAGATGTTCGGGTCGAAGATGATGTCTTCCGGCGGGAAGCCGACTTCGTTCACCAGGATGTCGTAGGAGCGTTTGCAGATCTCTTTCTTGCGCGCTTCGGTGTCGGCCTGGCCGGCTTCGTCGAACGCCATCACTACCACGGCGGCGCCGTAGCGCTTGCACAGCTTGGCGTGGTGGATGAACTGCTCCACACCTTCCTTCATGCTGATGGAGTTGACGATGCCCTTGCCCTGGATGCACTTGAGGCCAGCCTCGATCACTTCCCACTTGGAGGAGTCGATCATGATCGGCACGCGGGAGATGTCCGGCTCGCCGGCAATCAGATTGAGGAAGGTCACCATGGCCTTCTTCGAATCCAGCATGCCCTCGTCCATGTTGATGTCGATCACCTGGGCGCCGGCTTCCACCTGCTGCAGGGCGACTTCCAGGGCTTCGGTGTAGTTGTCCTCGCGGATCAGGCGGGCGAACTTGGCCGAGCCGGTGATGTTGGTGCGCTCACCGACGTTGACGAACAACGAGCTGCGGTCGATGGTGAAAGGTTCCAGGCCCGACAGGCGGCAGGCCTTGGGGATATCCGGGATCTGGCGCGGCGCGTAACCGGCCACGGCCTTGGCGATGGCCTCGATGTGGCCCGGCGTGGTACCGCAGCAACCGCCGACAATGTTGAGAAAGCCGCTCTGGGCGAACTCTTCGATGACCTTGGCGGTTTGTGACGGCAATTCATCGTACTCGCCGAACTCGTTCGGCAGGCCGGCGTTCGGGTGCGCAGAAACGTGGGTGTTGGCCTTGTTCGACAACTCTTCCAGGTACGGACGCAGCTCGCTGGCACCCAGGGCGCAGTTCAGGCCGACGGAAATCGGCTTGGCGTGGGCCACGGAGTTCCAGAACGCTTCGGTGGTTTGGCCCGACAGGGTGCGGCCGGAGGCGTCGGTGATGGTGCCGGAGATCATGATCGGCAGTTCGATGTTCAATGCCTCGAACACGCCCTGCACGGCAAAGATCGCGGCCTTGGCGTTGAGGGTGTCGAAAATGGTCTCGATCAGGATCAGGTCGGCGCCGCCTTCGATCAGCCCTTTGGTGGCCTCGGTGTAGTTCTCCACCAGCTCATCGAAGGTTACGTTGCGGTAGCCGGGGTTGTTCACGTCGGGCGACAGCGAGCAGGTGCGGCTGGTCGGGCCGAGCACGCCGGCGACGAAACGCGGCTTGGCCGGGTTTTCGGCGGTCTTGGCGTCGGCGATCTTGCGCGCCAGGCGTGCGCCTTCTACGTTTAGCTCATAGGCCAGTTCTTCCATGCCGTAGTCGGCCATGGAGATGCGCGTGGCGTTGAAGGTGTTGGTTTCGAGGATGTCGGCACCGGCATCCAGGTAGGCTTTTTCGATGCCACCGATCACGTCCGGACGGGTGATCACCAGCAGGTCGTTGTTACCCTTGACGTCGCTTGGCCAATCGGCGAAGCGTTTGCCACGGTAGTCGTTTTCCTCAAGCTTGTAGCTCTGGATCATCGTGCCCATACCGCCGTCGAGGATCAGGATACGTTCCTTGAGGGCTTGATGAAGGGCTTGCAGACGAACGCTACGATCGGACATGGGACTACTCTGGTCAGGCATTTCGGAGGGCGTGAATCATAACAAACCTGTGCCGATTTAGAGCATGCGCAGTTTTTGCATGAATATCGTTCATGTTGTTGTGGGGTGTGGCCCGGTAGAATCACCGGCAAATTTTCAGCGTACGTATTGAATCGGGACCGGATACATGTCACTTCGCCTCATCACCAGCGCCGTCCTGGCACTGGTCGCCTGCATTGCACAGGCCGACGGACCCGCCCCGGCGATTTCGTACACCCGCGACATTCAACCCATTTTCACCGAGAAATGCGTGGCCTGCCACGCCTGCTACGACTCCGCCTGCCAACTGAACCTGGGCAGCGGCGAAGGCGCAGCCCGTGGCGCCAGCAAAGTGCCGGTCTACGATGGCGAGCGCAGCCAGGCGACGCCGACCACCCGTTTGTTTTATGACGCGTTTGGCAAGCAAGCCTGGCAGCAAAAGGGCTTCTATTCAGTCCTGGACGCCCAGGGCAGCCAGGCTGCCTTGATGGCGCGCATGCTGGAATTGGGCCATAACGCACCGCTGCAGCCCAACGCCAAGTTGCCTGAAGACATCGTGCTGGGCCTGAACCGTGAAAACATGTGCGCCATGCCGGGTGAGTTCAACGCTTACGCGGGTGCCCATCCCAAGGAAGGCATGCCGTTGGCAGTCACGGGGCTGACGGACCAGCAGTACCAGACCTTGCAACGCTGGCTCGCGTCCGGCGCACCTATCGACGAGCAAGGTCTGGCGCCCAGTGCCAAGGAAGCCCTGCAGGTGCAGCAGTGGGAAAACCTGTTCAACCAGCCCGGAGCGCGGGAAAGCCTGGTGGCGCGCTGGCTGTTCGAGCACTTGTTCCTCGCGCATATCTATTTTGAAAACGGCGAGCCAGGGCATTTCTTCCAGTGGGTGCGCTCGCGTACGCCAAGCGGCCAGCCAATCGACCTGATCGCCACCCGTCGCCCCAATGATGACCCAGGCACCCGTGTGTATTACCGCCTGTGGCCGGTGCAGGGCGTGATCGTGCATAAGACCCACATCACGTACCCGTTCAGTGCCGAGAAAATGGCACGTATCAAAGAGCTGTTCTACGCCGGCAATTGGCAGGTCGACGCCTTGCCGGGCTATGGCCCAGGCCGTCGCGCCAATCCGTTCGAAACCTTCGAAGCCATCCCGGCCAAGGCGCGTTACCAGTTCATGCTGGACAACGCCGAGTACTTCGTACGCACCTTCATCCGTGGGCCGGTGTGCCGTGGGCAGATCGCCACGGACGTGATCCGCGACAACTTCTGGACCCTGTTCCAGGACCCGGAGCACGACCTCTACATCACCGATGCGCGCTATCGCGGCCAGGCCACGCCGTTGCTGGCCATGCCGGGGCAGAACGATGACGTGGGCAGTGTGCTTAGCCTGTGGTTGGCTTACCGCGACAAACGCAATGCTTACGAGGCCCTGCGCCGCGACAGCTACGCCGACTTGCCCCCGCCAAGCTGGTCGAGCCTGTGGGCCGGTAATGACAATGCCTTGCTGAGCATTTTCCGCCACTTCGACAGCGCCTCGGTCACCAAAGGCCTGATCGGCGAAGTGCCGCAGACGATGTGGCTGTTCGACTACCCGCTGCTGGAGCGCACCTATTATCAGCTGGCGGTGAACTTCGATGTGTTCGGCAATGTGTCGCACCAGGCCCAGACCCGGTTGTACTTCGACCTGATCCGCAATGGCGCCGAGCAGAACTTCCTGCGCCTGATGCCGGCCGATTCTCGCGATGACTTTATGGATGATTGGTATCAGAACAGCGGAAAACTCAAGCTGTGGCTGGACTATGAGGCGATTGATGACGATAAGCCTACCGGCCTGCATCTAAGCGAAAACGATCCGAAGCGCGACTTTGCCAACCAGTTGCTGGCGCGATATGGAGATTTGAATGCGAGCCCGGATCCGATCAACCGTTGCATGGGGGCCTATTGTTCCCGTGATGGTGTCGACCCCGCCATTCAGGATGCGGAGCAGGCGCTGAGCCGCCTGACGTCACGCCCGGCCGCTGGGCTCAAGGTTATCGATCAATTGCCTGAAGCGACGATGCTGCGGGTTGAGACTGCCAATGGTCAGCGTGTGGTTTACAGCATGTTGCGTAATCGCGCGCACAGTAACGTGGCGTTTCTGTTGGGTGAGGCTTATCGCTATCAGCCGGGCCTGGATACGGTGACGATTTATCCGGGTGTGTTGAGCAGCTACCCGAACTTTATGTTCAATATTCCGGCCCAGGAAGTGCCGGAGTTTGTGGCTGAAATGGAGCGGGCCAAGGATGCCAAGCGGTTTGAGAAGATTGTGGATCGTTGGGGTGTGCGGCGTAGTCATCCGCTGTTTTGGCAGTATTTTCATGATTTGTCGGCGTATATTCGTGAGACTACTCCGGTGGAGGAGGGGGTGTTGGATATGAATCGGTATGAGAATTTGTGAGGAGGGGGTACGCGTACATATCCGTTATTTAGGTGACGGCGGCTTATGGTTCCGCTCTTACAGCGGGTCACTTTTGGAGGGACCGGAATGCCGGCCCAGCCAAAAGTAACCAAAAGGTCCTCGCCCCAACACTCGGCACCTCGCTTAGGCTCGGTGTGCCCGAACGAAGGCTTGAATCCGTGGGCCGCCGCGATGGGCCATCCTTGGCCCAGCGCGGCTAACCCGGCGTCCTGCCGGGTTACCCACGGATTCAAGCCTGCGTTCGGCCAGCGTGTTTGACGGGGCGCCCCAGATCAAAATCAAGAGCGACTCGCTTCGCATCGTATATACGCGGTCCACTGTAGGAGCCGGCTTGCCGGCGAAAAACGTGAGAACGCCGCGTTTTGTCTGGTTACCCGCGTCATCGTTAACGTCTATCGCAGGCAAGCCAGCTCCTACAAGGGACCGCGTTTGCCCTTGCCTTTGCTCTACACCACTGAAGCCGGCTGTCAGGCCGCTGTGCTTTTGCTTTTGATTTTGATCTTAGGCGGCCCCCCAAATCCCTGTCGGATTACGGGCACACCGAGCCTAGGCGAGGTGCCGAGTGTTGGGGTAAGAGCCCTTTGGTTACTTTGGGGCTCTTTTCCAAAGTGACCCGCTGTAAGGGCGGAACCAATATCAGCCGTTACCCAAATAACGGATATGTACACCCCCCAACAAACCTATCCCGACAAAAACACTAGGACTTTGTACCTACGTAATATTTTGGCGTAAACTGCCGGCAAGCCTGTGAGGAGTTTCCATGACTGCCATAACCATTACCGACGCCGCCCACGATTACCTGGCTGACCTGCTGTCCAAGCAGAACACCCCAGGTATCGGCATCCGCGTCTTTATCACCCAGCCCGGCACCCAATACGCCGAGACTTGCATCGCCTACTGCAAGCCTGGGGAAGAGAAACCTGAAGACACCGCCCTGGGGCTGAAAAGCTTCACCGCCTACATCGATGCCTTCAGCGAAGCCTTCCTCGACGACGCCGTGGTCGACTACGCCACCGACCGCATGGGCGGCCAGCTGACCATCAAGGCGCCCAACGCCAAGGTGCCGAATGTCAACGCCGACAGCCCGGTGAACGAGCGCATCAACTACTACCTGCAGACCGAAATCAACCCCGGCCTTGCCAGCCACGGCGGCCAGGTCAGCCTGATCGACGTGGTTGATGACGGCATTGCGGTGTTGAAGTTTGGTGGCGGCTGCCAAGGCTGCGGCCAAGCGGACGTGACCCTGCGCGAAGGCATTGAGCGCACCTTGCTGGAGCGCATTCCAGAGCTCAAGGGCGTACGTGACGTGACCGACCACACGCAGAAAGAAAACGCCTACTACTGAGTAAGGTGTTCGCTGCGAACAAAAAAACGGCGCCCCGTGAGCGCCGTTTTTTTATGTCCCGTTTCAGGGGCGGTACAAATGAGCATGGCCCGCGCGATACAGCGACGATTCGCTGAAGCTGTCACTCGCCAACACCCGGCCCACCACAATCAGTGCCGTGCGCCGAAAGCCCTTGGCCGACACCTTCTGGGCAATATCACTCAAGGTGCCCATCGCCCAATCCTGATCCGGCCAGGTCGCCCGGTGCACCACGGCAATCGGGCAGTCCGCGCCGTAATGCGGCAGCAGTTCAGCGACAATCTTCTCCAAGTGATTGACCCCCAGGTGAATCGCCATGGTGGTGCCATGCCGGGCCAGGCTGTCGAAATCCTCGCCGGCGGGCATGCGGGTCTTGTCGGCGTAGCGAGTAAGGATCACGCTCTGGGCGATGTCAGGCAGGGTCAGCTCGGTTTCCAGCAAGGCGGCGCAGGCAGCCACGGCGGTGACGCCGGGAATGATCTGGAAGGGAATGCCCAGCTCCCGCATGTGGCGGATCTGCTCGCCAATGGCGCCATACAGGCTCGGGTCCCCAGAATGGACGCGCGCTACATCCTGGCCCTTCGCGTGGGCCGTCTTGATCAGATCGATGATTTGTTCCAGGTGCAATTCGGCACTGTTGGCCAGCGTTTCTGCCGAGTGGCCTTCCAAAACCGCCGCGGGCACCAACGAGCCGGCATAGATGATCACCGGGCAGCTGCGGATCAGCCGCTGGCCTTTGACGGTGATCAATTCCGGGTCGCCGGGGCCTGCGCCGATGAAGTAGACGGTCATGGTAATTCCTGTTGAAAAACGGGCGAGCATGAATGTTGCTCATGATCGAGGTCGGCAATTATCGGGATTTTAGCCGGCGCACGCCAATGCGAAGGTGGCCTGGGTGGTTTTTTGGCGAGTGATCAACAGGCGGGCAGGGCTGCCGGCGAGCTGTTCAGCGAGGGCCAATGCGGCGCTTTCGGCTATGCCGTAACAGCCGGTATGGGCAAAAGCGATGTCGGATTTGTGGCTCAGGCGGTGTTCAAACTCCGCCAGTTGTTCAGCGCTGAAAAACTGCAGTGGCAGGTTCAGTACCTCGGCCAATGCCGCTAGTCCTGCTTCATGTTGTTTGCGGTCGATACTGGCGAGCGCAGCAATGCGCTGGCGCTCGATACCGCCCTCGGCGAGGGCAGAATCGAACAACGCCAACAAGGTGTGAAGATCACAACCCCGCTGGCAACCCAGGCCAACCACAAAAGTCATGCCGAGTATTGGTCGTCACGGTTGCGGCGGAACAGCCATGCGCTGATCAGGCCCAAGGCCAGCCAGAAGGCAACGTTGGTCAACTGCGAGGCGATCTTGAACTGCGCTTCCAGGGCTTGCGGAGCGAGCATCGAATGCACTTCCGGTTGCGGCGCGCCGATCACATGCGGGACCGCCAGGATCGCCACGCCCAGCACTTTCAGCAGCCAGTTGCGACCAAACACGATCAAAGCGATGCCGGCAGCAGTAGACGCCGCAGTGCCGATCCACCAGGTCTGGCGCAGCGCCAGGTCGGCGGCGGCAGTGCCCGGCAGCTCAGGCGGCAGGCCCATCGTCGGTGCCAGCACGAAGGTTGCGTAGCCGGCCAAGCCCCACAGCAGGCCTTGGGCGGTGCGGGTTGGCGCACGCAGCGTGTAGAGACCGGCCAGCATCAGCGCAAAACCGACCGCGACCACTAGGTTGCCGCCCGTGGTGGACAGCACGCGCTGCCAGCCATCTTCCGGCTCCCAGGCTTCAGCGTCATGGGTGTGGGCGGCAGCGCCTTCGGCGTGTTCGTGGGCCATTTCGGTGGCGGCCGGGGCTTTTTCGAAGGTTTCCGCCTGCAGAATCAGCGGGGCGACCCAAAAGCTTTGCAGCAGGGTCAGCAGCAGGGCAGCCAGCAGGCCGGTGAAGCCTGCGGTTTGCGCGATACGCTTGATCATGTCGGCAGGTCTCAGTGGCACGGGAACGCGGCGCTGTGGCGGGTATCGTGGGCCGCGTTGTGCACGGCCTCGATGTGCGAGAAGCCGGCGAAATACACCAGGCACGCGCCGAGGATCGACGCGCCGATGGCGGCGGTCAGGCGTTGGCTCAGGGTCGAGGTGCTGCTGGCGGAGTGCGAGGTGCTGCTGATGATCGACATGGCGCGTCCCTTTCAGGTGTCAGGGTGAAACGAGCGCATGAAAACCCCGCGAGCCGGGCACGCAGGGTTTGAACAGCGCCCGCCCACCGCGGGTTTGTTATCTGATTTTTTCGGGCCGGTCTCCGGGCTTGCGAGGGGCATTGCGCCTATTAAGCATCGCCTTCCCATGCCGTAGGCACAGTGGATCTGACGCTTCGCTCGCTTACCGTTGCGGGGGCAGCACCGGACTGGTCATATCGCTATGACGCACCGGTTTCCCGTTTCACCCTGTGAAGGGCACCCGAAACAAGATGTGTAGGAGAGCATGGGGGTGGGAGGGGAGTCAATTGGGTTGTGCTTTTGGGTGGGGCGTATCCGTTACCGCAGAAACGGATATCTACCCAACCCCATCATTGACCATCCCCCAAGCACTGCGTAGCCTTGCACCCTCGAGGTTCTTCAGCCCCAGGCCGAAGCTAAGAAGGGAACGCGGTCCAAGCCGCGGCTGCCCCCGCAACTGTAAAGGGTTCAGCTGACTGCCACGCCACTGCCAAACCGGCGGGAAGGCGCAGCCAGCGCCGGTCGCAAGACCCGCACGCCCCAAGCCAGGAGACCTGCCTCGCAATCGATTTTCTACTTCAACCGGGCGGGGTGATCCGGTGACGAAATCCGCTGCTGCGCACTGTCGCAGGGCCTATCGTCCCATATGCCCGCCCCCAAGGGCATCCGATGAAAACACTGGCCAAACTCCCCGTCACCATCGTCACCGGCTTCCTCGGCTCGGGCAAGACCACTTTGTTGCGCCACATGCTCGACAACGCCCAGGGCCGCCGCATTGCGGTGATCGTCAACGAATTCGGCGAACTGGGTATCGACGGTGAAATCCTCAAGCAGTGTTCCATCGGCTGCACCGAAGAAGAAGCCAACGGCCGCGTCTACGAGCTGGCGAACGGCTGCCTGTGCTGCACCGTGCAGGAAGAGTTCTTCCCAGTGATGCGCGAATTGGTGGCCCGTCGCGGTGACCTCGATCACATTCTCATCGAAACCTCCGGCCTGGCCCTGCCAAAACCGCTGGTTCAAGCCTTCCAGTGGCCGGAAATCCGCAGCGCCTGCACCGTGGACGCCGTGATCACCGTGGTCGACAGCCCGGCGGTAGCCGCCGGCACCTTTGCTGCGTTCCCGGACCAAGTGGATGCCCAGCGCAAGCTCGACCCGAACCTGGACCACGAATCACCCCTGCACGAGCTGTTCGCCGACCAACTGGCCAGCGCCGACCTCGTTATCCTCAACAAATCCGACCTGATCAGCCCTGAAGACCTGGCCCGCGTGCGCCTGGAAGTCGCGGAAGAACTGCCGCCAGCGGTGAAGATCATCGAGGCCAGCAGCGGCCGCTTGCCCCTGGATGTATTGATCGGCCTGGGTGCGGGCTCCGAAGAGCACATCGACGGTCGCCACAGCCATCACGATCATCATCACGAAGGTGAAGACGATCACGATCACGATGCCTTCGACTCCATTTCCATCGATCTGCCGCAAGCCGACGAAGCACTGTTGCTCGACGCCCTGACCCAGTTGGTGGTGCAACACGGCATCCTGCGCGTCAAAGGTTTCGCCGCGATCCCGAACAAACCGATGCGCCTGCTGATCCAGGGCGTGGGAACGCGTTTCGACAAGCACTTCGACCGTGCCTGGGGCGCTGACGAAGCGCGCATCACGCGTCTGGTGCTGATCGGCCAGGACCTTGACGCGGCGGGCCTCGAAGCGCAACTGCGCGCTGCCCTCAGCGTTTAACCCATGCACCTGCTCAGGACCCAGCCCGGTGGTTTCGTCTCGGACGACAATATTGCCGACCTTGGACAAACCCCCGCTGACCTGGTGATCCTGTGCAGCGGCGATTCCAGCCTGGCGCTGCTGGCCGAAGCAGCGCAGCAGTTGCCGGACGACTACCCCAGCTTTCGCCTGGCCAACCCGATGCAGGTGCAGAACCATGCCTCGGTCGATCTGTATGTCGATGAGGTGCTGCGCCACGCCAAGGTCATCCTGATTTCGTTGCATGGCGGTATCGGTTATTGGCGTTACGGCATCGAGCGTCTGGTGGAATTGGCCGAGCAGGGCGTTCAACTGATCCTGGTGCCGGGGGATGATCGCCCGGACCCGGAACTCAGTGGCCTGAGCACCGTCGGCGCCGAAGCGCGTGATCGCCTCTGGCACTTCCTGCGCCAGGGCGGTCTGGGCAATGCACTGGATTTTTATCGCTGCCTGGCCAGCGCTTACCTGGGCCGTGACTACGCCTGGGCCGAGCCGCAAACCCTGCCGCGCACGGCGATTTATCATCCGCGCCACGCCAACGCCCGGCTGAATGATTGGCAGGCCGACTGGAATGCCGAGTGGCCGGTGGCGGCGGTGCTGTTCTACCGTTCTCATTTGCAGGCGGCGAATACCGGTTTTATTGATGTGTTCTGCCAGCGTTTGCAGGCCGCGGGCCTCAACCCGTTGCCGATGGCGGTGGCCAGCTTGAAAGAACCCGGCTGCCTGGCGGTGGTCGAGGACCTGCTGGATGAGGTGGGCGCGGCGGTGATTCTCAATACCACCGGTTTCGCCCAATCCAGTCCGGAAGCACCGCATTTGCGCCCGTTTCGCCGCAATATCCCGGTGATCCAAGCGATCTGCGCCCAGGACAACCAGCCCGGCTGGGAAGCCAGCGACCAAGGCCTCGGCCCCCGCGACTTGGCGATGCACATTGCTTTGCCGGAGTTGGACGGGCGCATCATCAGCCGGCCGATCAGCTTCAAGGATTTGGCGTGGCGTAGCGAGCGCAGTCAGTCGGACGTGGTGTGCTATCGCGCAGCGCCCGAGCGCATGGATTTTGTCGCTGAATTGGCGCGCCGCTGGGTCGAACTGGCGCGAGTGCCGAATGCCGACAAACGCATCGCGCTGATCCTCGCCAACTACCCGACCCGCGATGGGCGTATCGGCAATGGTGTTGGCCTGGATACGCCGGCAGCGGCGCTGAATATCCTGCGCGCCTTGCACGCTGAGGGTTATCCGGTGCCGGATGCGCTGCCGGAAAGCGGCACTGCGCTGATCCACGATTTGCTCGGCGGTGTCACCAACGACCTCGACAGCCTCGATCTACGGCCCTGCCATCAAAGCCTGGGCATGGATGACTACGAAGCGATGTTCAGTCGCTTGCCCGAGGCCAATCGCCAGGCCGTGCTGGATCGCTGGGGCACGCCCCATAACGACCCGATGTTCCGTGACGGCCGCCTGATGATTGCTGGTTTGCGCCTGGGCCTGACGTTCGTTGGTATCCAGCCAGCGCGGGGTTATCAGGTGGACGCGAGCGCCGTCTACCACGACCCGGACCTGGTGCCGCCCCACGGCTACCTGGCATTCTATTTCTGGCTGCGCCACACCTACGGTGCCCATGGTGTGATCCACGTGGGCAAGCACGGCAACCTTGAATGGTTGCCGGGCAAGGGCGTCGGCCTGTCGGAACACTGCTGGCCTGATGCGCTGCTGGGGCCGTTGCCGAATATCTACCCCTTTATCGTCAACGATCCGGGCGAGGGCGCTCAGGCCAAGCGCCGCACCCAGGCGGTGATCATCGATCACCTGATGCCGCCGCTGACCCGTGCCGAAACCTACGGGCCGCTGCGTAACCTTGAGCTGTTGGCCGACGAATATTACGAAGCGCAACTGCTCGATCCGCGACGCGCCCTGGAGTTGCAGAAAGACATCCTCAAGCTGGTGCGCGAAACCCGCATCGACCAGGAACTTGAGCTGGGGAGCGACGCCGACGCTGCCGTGTGGCTGCCGCGCCTGGACACTTACCTATGCG
The genomic region above belongs to Pseudomonas azotoformans and contains:
- a CDS encoding CbtB domain-containing protein, with protein sequence MSIISSTSHSASSTSTLSQRLTAAIGASILGACLVYFAGFSHIEAVHNAAHDTRHSAAFPCH
- a CDS encoding cobalamin biosynthesis protein, translating into MTFVVGLGCQRGCDLHTLLALFDSALAEGGIERQRIAALASIDRKQHEAGLAALAEVLNLPLQFFSAEQLAEFEHRLSHKSDIAFAHTGCYGIAESAALALAEQLAGSPARLLITRQKTTQATFALACAG
- the nfuA gene encoding Fe-S biogenesis protein NfuA; translated protein: MTAITITDAAHDYLADLLSKQNTPGIGIRVFITQPGTQYAETCIAYCKPGEEKPEDTALGLKSFTAYIDAFSEAFLDDAVVDYATDRMGGQLTIKAPNAKVPNVNADSPVNERINYYLQTEINPGLASHGGQVSLIDVVDDGIAVLKFGGGCQGCGQADVTLREGIERTLLERIPELKGVRDVTDHTQKENAYY
- a CDS encoding fatty acid cis/trans isomerase, encoding MSLRLITSAVLALVACIAQADGPAPAISYTRDIQPIFTEKCVACHACYDSACQLNLGSGEGAARGASKVPVYDGERSQATPTTRLFYDAFGKQAWQQKGFYSVLDAQGSQAALMARMLELGHNAPLQPNAKLPEDIVLGLNRENMCAMPGEFNAYAGAHPKEGMPLAVTGLTDQQYQTLQRWLASGAPIDEQGLAPSAKEALQVQQWENLFNQPGARESLVARWLFEHLFLAHIYFENGEPGHFFQWVRSRTPSGQPIDLIATRRPNDDPGTRVYYRLWPVQGVIVHKTHITYPFSAEKMARIKELFYAGNWQVDALPGYGPGRRANPFETFEAIPAKARYQFMLDNAEYFVRTFIRGPVCRGQIATDVIRDNFWTLFQDPEHDLYITDARYRGQATPLLAMPGQNDDVGSVLSLWLAYRDKRNAYEALRRDSYADLPPPSWSSLWAGNDNALLSIFRHFDSASVTKGLIGEVPQTMWLFDYPLLERTYYQLAVNFDVFGNVSHQAQTRLYFDLIRNGAEQNFLRLMPADSRDDFMDDWYQNSGKLKLWLDYEAIDDDKPTGLHLSENDPKRDFANQLLARYGDLNASPDPINRCMGAYCSRDGVDPAIQDAEQALSRLTSRPAAGLKVIDQLPEATMLRVETANGQRVVYSMLRNRAHSNVAFLLGEAYRYQPGLDTVTIYPGVLSSYPNFMFNIPAQEVPEFVAEMERAKDAKRFEKIVDRWGVRRSHPLFWQYFHDLSAYIRETTPVEEGVLDMNRYENL
- the metH gene encoding methionine synthase translates to MSDRSVRLQALHQALKERILILDGGMGTMIQSYKLEENDYRGKRFADWPSDVKGNNDLLVITRPDVIGGIEKAYLDAGADILETNTFNATRISMADYGMEELAYELNVEGARLARKIADAKTAENPAKPRFVAGVLGPTSRTCSLSPDVNNPGYRNVTFDELVENYTEATKGLIEGGADLILIETIFDTLNAKAAIFAVQGVFEALNIELPIMISGTITDASGRTLSGQTTEAFWNSVAHAKPISVGLNCALGASELRPYLEELSNKANTHVSAHPNAGLPNEFGEYDELPSQTAKVIEEFAQSGFLNIVGGCCGTTPGHIEAIAKAVAGYAPRQIPDIPKACRLSGLEPFTIDRSSLFVNVGERTNITGSAKFARLIREDNYTEALEVALQQVEAGAQVIDINMDEGMLDSKKAMVTFLNLIAGEPDISRVPIMIDSSKWEVIEAGLKCIQGKGIVNSISMKEGVEQFIHHAKLCKRYGAAVVVMAFDEAGQADTEARKKEICKRSYDILVNEVGFPPEDIIFDPNIFAVATGIEEHNNYAVDFINACAYIRDELPYALSSGGVSNVSFSFRGNNPVREAIHSVFLLYAIRNGLTMGIVNAGQLEIYDQIPAELRDAVEDVVLNRTPDGTDALLAIADKYKGDGSVKEAETEEWRGWPVNKRLEHALVKGITTHIVEDTEESRLSFARPIEVIEGPLMSGMNIVGDLFGAGKMFLPQVVKSARVMKQAVAHLIPFIELEKGDKPEAKGKILMATVKGDVHDIGKNIVGVVLGCNGYDIVDLGVMVPAEKILQVAKEQKCDIIGLSGLITPSLDEMVHVAREMQRQDFHLPLMIGGATTSKAHTAVKIEPKYSNDAVVYVTDASRAVGVATQLLSKELKAGFVERTREEYVEVRERTANRSARTERLSYPAAIAKKPQFDWSTYTPVVPTFTGAKVLDNIDLKVLAEYIDWTPFFISWDLAGKFPRILTDEVVGEAATALYADAREMLAKLIDEKLISARAVFGFWPTNQVQDDDLEVYGDDGQPIAKLHHLRQQIIKTDGKPNFSLADFVAPKDSGVTDYIGGFITTAGIGAEEVAKAYQDAGDDYNSIMVKALADRLAEACAEWLHQQVRKDYWGYAKDEQLDNEALIKEQYSGIRPAPGYPACPDHTEKGALFQLLDPQAREMEAGRSGVFLTEHYAMFPAAAVSGWYFAHPQAQYFAVGKIDKDQVASYTARKGQDLSVTERWLAPNLGYDN
- the cobM gene encoding precorrin-4 C(11)-methyltransferase, coding for MTVYFIGAGPGDPELITVKGQRLIRSCPVIIYAGSLVPAAVLEGHSAETLANSAELHLEQIIDLIKTAHAKGQDVARVHSGDPSLYGAIGEQIRHMRELGIPFQIIPGVTAVAACAALLETELTLPDIAQSVILTRYADKTRMPAGEDFDSLARHGTTMAIHLGVNHLEKIVAELLPHYGADCPIAVVHRATWPDQDWAMGTLSDIAQKVSAKGFRRTALIVVGRVLASDSFSESSLYRAGHAHLYRP
- a CDS encoding CbtA family protein, translated to MIKRIAQTAGFTGLLAALLLTLLQSFWVAPLILQAETFEKAPAATEMAHEHAEGAAAHTHDAEAWEPEDGWQRVLSTTGGNLVVAVGFALMLAGLYTLRAPTRTAQGLLWGLAGYATFVLAPTMGLPPELPGTAAADLALRQTWWIGTAASTAAGIALIVFGRNWLLKVLGVAILAVPHVIGAPQPEVHSMLAPQALEAQFKIASQLTNVAFWLALGLISAWLFRRNRDDQYSA